CGCGTGCAAGGCGGAACACGACGATCCAATCGGCGTCAATAAGACATGGGTAAAGTATATTGAGAAGGGAGAGTTTCCAAATACAAATCGGAACTTCTCAGTAATGCGGTGCAATCATTGTGATGATTCACCCTGCACCGATGTTTGCCCTGTAACGGCGCTCTGGGAACGCGAGGACGGTATCGTTGATTTCGACACAGAGAGATGCATCGGCTGTAAGGCTTGTATGCAAGGCTGTCCGTACGACGCACTCTATATCGATCCCGAGACGTCAACCGCCGCGAAATGTAATTACTGCTCTCACCGTGTTGACTCCGGAAGAGAACCCGCCTGCGTCACTGTCTGTCCGGAAGACGCAATCATCGCCGGCGACACGGAGAATCCAGAGACAAAGATCACCGAGACGATCTCCGATCAGGAGGTGCAAGCCCGGAAGCCCGAGAAAGGCACTGAGCCCAAGTTGTTCTACGTTGACGGCGACGAAGGAAGTCTCACGCCTGGTACAACCGCCAGGGAAGAACACTATATGTGGAGCGACGCCCCCTCGAGTATTGAAGTTCAGGGTGGCGAGCGAGAAGATTTCGATGTCGAACGAGCTGCCCGTTCGCTTGCTGAATCCGACGTGACGTTCTCAAGCGCTCGCGGCCCTGCGAAAGAAGATACTCGTACCGATGGGGGATGTGCCTGCGGAGGCAGTTGTGGGTGTGGCGGCAACTGTAAGTGCGGACGCGACGATACATCGCTGGCGTCTGATGGCGGTGTCACGAGCAGTTCTGCTACCAGCCAAACCGAGCAGTCGACAGACAACCGGAATGGTCGGATGGAGCGAGCATACGAATTACTCCATGAAGAGGCCCGTCGAGTCTACGACATCGGTGAGAGCCATTATATGTCGTGGGGCTGGGAAGTATATTCCTATACCTGGACGAAGTCGATCTCTGCTGGGGCATTGCTGCTTCCGGCGCTGTTGATGCTGACGAACATCATTGAGCCGAATGCCGGTCTCCTAGGTATCAGTGCGCTCGTTAGTGGTCTCTTTCTCGGGTTGACTGGACTTCTGCTCATCTTAGATCTCGAACAACCTCAGCGGTTCCACTGGGTGCTATTGCGCCCGAACTGGAGTTCTTGGTTAGTGAAAGGTGCGTACATCATCACCGCATTCGGGGGTTGGCTCGGCCTTATCGTTCTGGGATGGCTGCTTGATTTAGGCGTCTTTGTCCACCCACTCGCGCTCGTTATCACTACGATTCTCGCCACAGCGACAGCGATCTACACAGCGTTCCTATTCAGCCAGTCAAAAGGGCGCGATCTCTGGCAGAGCCCCGCGATGCCACTGCACATGTTCGTGCAGTCACTCATCGCGGGCGCCGCTGTTACCGCGTTGCTCGGGCTAATCGCGTTCGATCAGCTTATTGCGCCGTCACGAGTTGCCCTGTTCGGAGGCTTGATCGCGCACGTCGCGCTTGTTGGCTCCGAAATCTTCACACCCCACCAGACCGAAGACGCCGAAGAGGCCGCCGCGCGAATCACCCGTGGCCGGTTCAGCCAGCCGTTCTGGATCGGCGCGATAGGCGTCGGAATCGTGCTTCCGCTGGTTGCGCTCGTGGCTGGCGCAAGTGCCCCCCTCATTGGAGGGGCAGGCGTGCTTGCGTTGATTGGCCTGTTCGCCTTCGAGTACTGTTGGATCACCGCACCGCAGACGATATCACTAGCATAACACATGGGATCTGATTTCAATCCGAGTTGGATAGAAACGACCGCAGAGAAACTCGGTCTCCTCTCGAATAGGACGACCGATACCAAAAAACAGCGCCAAGTTCGTGGTACCAACGACGTCGAACGAATGGTTCCGGACGGACTGCTTGGTGGCTACCCGGACCCCGATGACTGGGACGCTTGGACCGAGTACGGCTCCGATGGAACGCCTCGCGAGTATTCGCTCGTGCCAACAGCTTGCTTCAACTGCGAAGCGGGCTGCGGACTGTTGACCTACATTGATAACGAGACCGGTGAAATTCGCAAGATAGAAGGGAATCCGGAGCACCCCGGAAGCCGCGGACGCAATTGCGCGAAGGGGCCGGCAACGATCAACCAACTGACTGACACTGGTCGCATTCTCCACCCACTCAAACGGGATGGACCACGGGGCAGCGGACAGTGGACGCGCGTCAGCTGGGAGGACGCGCTGGATGATATTGCCTCGGAGATGCGCACGACGATAGAAGACGGTCGTGAGAATGAGATCACCTACCATGTCGGTCGTCCTGGCCACGAGGAGTATATGGATCGGGTCATCGACGCTTGGGGACTCGACGGTCATAACTCCCATACGAACATCTGCAGTGCGGGTGCCCGCACTGGCTACGCACTATGGCACAAATACGACCGACCGAGCGCTGACTTCGCGAACGCCGAGTTCGTTCTACTGCTATCGGCCCACCTCGAATCGGGTCACTACTTCAACCCTCATGCCCAGCGCATTATGGAAGGGATGCAAGACGGTGGCCAGCTTGCCGTCCTCGACCCGCGACTGTCTAACACCGCGGCCATGTCGGACTACTGGCTTCCCAGCCAGCCAGGAAGCGAGGCTGCAGTCCTGCTAGCAATGGCGAACGTAATCATAGAGGAGGAACTATACGACGCCGGGTTTGTGCGCCAGTGGGTGAACTGGCAACAGTTCCTCGACGAAGAGTACCCCGATAGGGATTCGACGTTTGAGACCTACCTCGAGACGCTGAAGGAACTCTACGCTGAATTTACGCCCGAGTACGCCGAGGCAGAGAGCGGCGCCGATGCCGACCAAATTCGAACAATCGCCCGAAAGATCGGCCGTGCCGGCGACCGATTTGCGTGTCACATCTGGCGAAGTGCCGCAAGCGGCAACGAAGGCGGCTGGCAGGTCGCGCGGTGCCTACACTTCCTGTCAGTGCTAACTGGGAGTGTCGGTACCAAGGGTGGCACCTCACCCAATGCGTGGCATAAGTACGATCCGCACCTCCCGAACGAACCGCCGCGCCAGAAGCTGTGGGACGAGCTGCAACTTCCCCGAGAGTGGCCGTTCGCTCACTACGAGATGAGCCAGTTGCTTCCGTATTTCCTTAAAGAAGGTCGTGGGAAGCTTAGCGTTTACTTTACGCGGGTGTTTAATCCCGTCTACACCTATCCCGACGGATTCTCATGGATCGAGGCACTAACCGATGAGGAGTTGGTTGGCCTCCATGTGGCACTTACACCGACATGGAACGAGACGGCCTACTTCGCTGATTACGTCCTTCCAATGGGCCATAGTCCCGAACGACACGATATTCAGAGCCAAGAAACGCATGCCGGGACCTGGGTGACCTACCGTCAGCCCGTCCTTCGGGAATATGCTGAGCGGCAGGGAGAGACCATTGAGCGGACCTACGAAGCTAACCCCGGCGAGGTATGGGAGGAAGACGAATTCTGGCTTGATCTGTCGTGGCGAATTGACGAAGACGGAGAGTTGGGCATCCGCCAGTACTTCGAAAGCCCCTACCGTGGCGATGAAGATGACAAGCCGGTCAAGATGACCATCGACGAGTATTATCAGTATGTCTTCGACCATGAAGAGAATCTCGTCGATGCCGCTAACGAAGCGGGGATGGAGCCATTGGAGTATATGAAACATCATGGGGCGTTCGAGGCCTCGACAAACGATTACAAACTCCACGAGGAGCCGCTGGATCCCTCGATTCTCGAGAACGAGGATGTCTGGGTCGACGAGTACGGCACGATTCGACGCGGCGACGAGCCCGAGTTCTACTCTGAATCGGACACCTCGGAGGTACTGGGCGTAATGGTTAACGGTGAACCTCGACGCGGGTTCCCGACACCGACTGGAAAGCAGCAGTTCTACTCAAAAACAATGGCGGAGTGGGGGTGGGATGATCTTGAGTACACGCTGCCGCACTACATCAAATCGCACGTCCACCCGGATGAGCTCGATTACGAAAACGGCGAGCGAGTGCTCGTTCCCACGTTTCGGTTGCCGACACAGATCCACTCGCGCTCGTCAAACTCAAAATGGCTCGAGGAGATCTCGCATAATAATCCCGTGTGGGTCCACACAAAGGACGCCAAGCGGATGGGTGTCGAGACGGGCGACCTCGTCCGTGTGGTGACCGAAATTGGCTACTTTGTGAATGAAGTCTGGGTAACCGAGAGCATCAAGCCCGGCATTGTGGCGATGTCTCACCATATGGGTCAATGGAAGATTAACCGTGAGGACGATCGCGATATCGAAGAAGGTGGTGATCCCTATGGGAAGGTCACCGTTGATCTCGATTCCTCGAACAGCCAATGGGGTATGCGGCAGAGCGAAGGTATCGGCCCGTTTGAAAGCGACGACCCGGATAGTGAGCGCGTCTGGTGGACCGACGGTGGCGTTGCTCAGAACCTCACCCATGCGCCACATCCAGATCCAATCTCAGGGATGCATTGCTGGCACCAGAAAGTGACTGTTCGTCCCGCGGCGGAAGATGACTACTACGGCGACATTTATGTCGATACCGACCGAGCATTCGAAATCTACCAAGAGTGGGTCGAGAAAACTGATCCTGCACCTGGGCCAAACGGCCTTCGACGGCCGAAATGGCTCAAGCGGCCGATTGCGCCATCGACTGAGTCAGGAAAAGACGATGGCTGGTACGTTGACGGTCCAGTTGGTAGGAATATACGCTGGGATCCCCACGAGGGATCAGCAGCGAACAACGACTGATCACATGGCGGACGACCAGACCCAAGTACAAAAGGTTCGTCGCCGGATTGCAGAGGCCAACGTGGGTGACACGGATCTCTTCATGGACCTTACCGCGCTCGGCGGAATCGGTTCGATCACTGTTGAACATGGTGTCGTCGCTGTCGAGATTACGCTCCCCATTCCCAGCGATCATATCCGGTCGAAGATCGAGCAGGAGATTGTGGAAGCCACAACCGACATCGATGGAGTATCCGATGTTCGCTGCCGATGGGAACTGAACGTGAGCGGTAGTGACGAGCGAGTTGATCTCATCCCTGAGGTAAAGAATGTGATTGCTATCTCGAGTGGAAAGGGTGGTGTTGGTAAGAGCACCATCTCAGTGAACCTCGCAGTCGCGCTCGCGTCAGTAGGTGCAACGGTCGGCGTGCTCGATGCCGACGTATACGGTCCGAACGCTCCAGCAATGCTTGGCCTCTCGAATCGAACTCCAGCAACAACACTTGATGACGCAATTAACCCCAGAGAAATTCACGGCGTGCGGGTTATGAGCATGGATTTCCTTGCTGGAGAAGATGACCCTGTCATCTGGCGTGGCCCCATCGTTGACGAATTCATCAAACAACTGTTCGGTGACGTTGAGTGGGGCAGCTTAGATTACCTGATTGTTGACCTTCCTCCTGGAACGGGTGATGCCCAGTTGACGCTCGCCCAGCACCTTCCGGTCGCCGGCGCAGTGATTGTGACGACGCCGCAACCAGTCGCTATCGATGACGCGCGTCGGGGGTTGGAGGGGTTCGCACGATATGGGGTGCCTATCCTTGGGATTGCGGAGAACATGGCTGGCTTCTCCTGTCCAGATTGCAGCTCGATTCATGATATTTTCGGCTCGAATGGAGCGACCGGCTTAGCAGAGGAGTTCGATGTCCCGGTCCTCGGGCGAATTCCGCTGGAGACGAGCGTAGGCACAATTGAGTCGAACGAGTCTAAAGAACCGCCGGGGGTTACTGTCCCGCTTGTCGGTCGCATCCAACTGCCGAGAACACGCGAGGAACGCGAGCAGCAATCGGCTCTACGACCAATCGCGATCCGAGAAACAGATACTCAAGCGGGTCGTGCATTGCGAGAGCTCGCTACTCGTACGGCGGCACGAGTAGCTGACTCCCATCACTCTTTGGAGTAGATTTGGTCGTAACCACTTGTGATTTCAGCCATCAGTCATAATCTACTACCGTTTGTAATAGACCAAAAGAAACAGATAACTACTAAAGTATCACCAATCGTAGATAATTATCCGAAAAAGGTGGTAATACGGTAGGAATTGACGCTTGAGGCCCTATCCATAGTAGTCCTCGTTTAGAATTTGACCGTTACCCATATCACAGAACCTCTTCACCTGCTGTAGTTTCAACTTCCGCTGGGCCGAGTATCTATATAGCGACATAGGATATATACACTACAGTCATTATCTGAGTGAATTTTGTGTTGTTATTGTTTTCTGGATTAGAAAATCACCCCACACAAAGTATAAGTAGATTTGGAATAACGCTCTAACCACCGAAAACCCAGGGCTTAGAATCAGGGAAACACACAGCGAATCGCCTTCCCTAACGCGATTTCGTTCACCTGACTGAGAAGCCGAAACACAACGCTGCTCCACTCGCGAACCCGTCATGCCCGCCATCATCCATGTCCACCGACCCCACCACCAACTCACCCCGCTACAGCACGATGGACCTTGAGGACTGCGAGGCCTTCTATCACGAGGAGATCGCCCAGCAGATGCGAGCCGACGAGCTCGATCCCGACCGCGAAACGCCGACTTACGCGTGGTTGAGTGACCACTATCGAGGGTTCATCGCGCATCTCTCTCGGAACTTCGACCTCTCACCCGGGGACTTCTACGGCGAGATCGGTGTTCCGCCAAACGACGACGGAGACGACAGCCCGTTCGCGTTCGTCGACGATCAGGATACGCGCCAGGCGCTCGAATCCTACCTCGTCGAACTCCGGGACCGGCAGGGACGCGCCGAATCGACGGTCGCGACCCGACGATCGGTGCTTCGCCGCTACGTCAGGACCTACCAGCAGGTGAACGACACCGATGATCTGCTCTCTCCACTCCGATCTGAGCAGGGAAGTTCCGAGGAGAAAGCCCATGTCGCGGACACCTTTGACGTCCTCCGGCGGCTCGACGAGACGCTGAACACGCACGCGTCGCGACGCAAGTACGTCCAAGAGGTGCGGCAGTTCTACCAGCACCGCGTCGACTTCGGAAACGCCGACTACGACCCGACGACGCGGCTCGAACGCCGATTCGGATGGGACTCGACGCCCAACTGGGACAATCCCGCACTCGAGGCCGACCAGATACAGGCGCTCTACCAGACGGCCGAGACGCCGGCTGACCGCCTCCTCGTCGTTGGTCTCTGTGGATGGGGACTGCGACCGAGCGAGGTCTGTGCCCTTCATACGCGCCAGCTCACGCTCACGCCCGATGAGGACGACCCCGAGGGCCCAGAGCCATATATCACCTTTGACGAGGATGACCGCAAGAACGGGCCGGGGACAGTCGCGTTGCTGGTCGGTACTGAGGAACTCAAGACACGAATCGACGATCTCCACGACAAACACGGCGACGACTGGAACGGCTACCTGTTGCCGTCGCCCTCGTCAAAATCCGGCCATATCTCGACCGAGACCGCCCGCCGGCACTTCTGTAAGCTCGCTGAGGAAGCTGGTATCACCGTCGACGAAACGGCGCCAACGCCGAAGATGGGGCGCCGATACTGGTACACGGCGTACGGGGCGGCGGTCAAACGGGTGGCCGATCGGTTTGAAGATATCGCGGAAGAGCAGGGTTCGAAATCAGCCGAGGTCGTCCTCGATAACTACCTCTCGAAGCCCGAGCGACGTCGCCATCGGCGGGATGAAATGCGTGATGACCTAGTCGGGCTGTTCGGTTCGTGACGCTCCATCGCTACCTACTGGATATCAGGAGCGTAGGATTGGAGGTGTGTAATCTCCATGTCGTCCGGCCATTCCACTCGCCCCGATGTTCGTTTCGCTCATTGTATTCGTTACGTTCGGTGAATTCATTTCTTTCGTTTCAGTCACCCCGCTCGTCTCGGTCGTTTCCTCCTATCGGCATCATAGGGGCTGCCTTCGTTACAGGAGGCTCTGGCCCAGTCGTCGGTCATCGGTTCTCGCCTCAGATCTGCGTTACCGAAATTCGTTGGCCGTGATCGTCTCGAGATATTCGACGCTGACGTACCGGAATTCGATACGGTCGCTGAAGCCGTGCTGTGGCAAGAGCGTCTCGGCCGCTCTCCCTGCCGGTTTGTCGGTCGTCAGAAGAACGACGTAGTCCGCCTCTCCGGTGTCGAGAACCTGTGCAGCAAGCCCAACGAGGGCCGTGTCCGCTTTCTCGGTGATGTCCTCGTTGCGGTCAGTCTCGTTGGCGATGAACCGGCGCGCTTCGTCCATCACCGTCGAAACGAGTGGATTAGTGTAGTTGAGTTCGTCAGCGACGACAATCCAGCCTTCCTCGAATCCATCGGGATATGGAATGTTCCCCAAGGGATACGCGTCCGCTGCAGGATCCCCTCCGAGCTCTTCGTAGACGCGTTGTGGGATACGCAATGAGATTCCAGCCTGTCGAACTGCTCGGCGAAGCCGTTGGAATTTATCTTTGTCCGGCCCACCACATCGTACAAAGACGCCGGTATCGGCGAGATAGACCGTCGTCATGCAGCCGCGTCGGCGTATTCGGTAGCAACTGGTTCTAGCGATTGGAGGATGATCTCGGCCTCAAGCGGTGAGAGATCGAGTTCTCGGGCCACAATGCGATGGTTGACCGTGCCGTCGACGTACTCGTACGCGTACTTCAGGGCGACAGCAAGGCCGTCGAGGCCATGGCGCTCGATGTAGACATCGATGTCTTCGTGCTCGTCGCGGCGAGCAACGGCTGCGATAAGGGCCGGCGTGATCGTTTGAGTCTCACCGTCCGTCGAGAGCGTGAGTGCAATTGACTCCGCGTCGTATTCGTACGGGCGCTGATTACGGGATTTTTCCACTAAGCCAGCAGTTTCGAGGTTCTGCACGTAGTCGTAGGCGGTCCCCTGTGGGATGTCGAGCGCGTCGACGATCTCAGAAACGGTGACTGGACCGTGTTGCAAGATGTGGGCGTACAGCCGAGCGAGCGCTGGCGTTTCGAGGAGGTCGGCGACCGTCTGCAGCTGCTGAATAGGTGGTCGGCCTGACCGAGGAGGTGAGTGTGCCATTTCGATTACGAATTATGGATAATTCGTGATAAGGGTTCCGGCGGCAGAGCGAAACTCGCAACCAATCCGATACTCTCAGTGAGATAGCCGCTTCCGCCAGCTCGGCCTTGGAGAAGCGGCGATGGGAAGTTGCAGCATTCGTGTTCACTGAACGCGTCAAAGGGCTTGAAAGGGGTCGCGATTACCGAGATAATCATGGCCAACAGACGTGATAGGAATATTGTGTGTAGAGCTCTCTTTGGCCCAAATTCGAGCTTTGAGGGGAATGTATATTATTTATTGCGATATCCAATTCCCCGGGTAGTACCGGACAGTTTCTCACAAGTCTTGGACCGAAACTATGGCCAGTTCACCGATAGCTAGTCCTGGCCAAGCTGGGAAAGACGGGCCTGAATTTCGTCGGCGTCGGCGTCTGAGAGCGCTTCGAGGCCAAACTGGACGAGAAGCGGGTAGAAATGCCGGTTCTTCTTGAACTCGTCACGACCGGTTTTCCGGAGCTTCAGCTGGGATTCAAGGTATGTATTCTCCAGGTCGTTGAGGATGTCGTCCGGAATGTAGATCGTCCGGCCGTTCCACTCGGTCTTAATGTTCGTTTTGCTCGTTTCTTTCGTTTCGCTCGGTGAATTCGTTTCCTGCGTTCCAGTCAATGAATTGGTTTCGCCTGCTTCGGTAACCTCACTCGTCTCGTTCGCTTCCCCTTCCTCGTCGTCCTCGTAGTTGCCTTCGATCCCAGAGGCGTCTCCCCAGCCATCACTCATGCTTCCACCTCCGTTGGCGGGGTTTTCTCGAAGGTTTCGTCGAAGAGATCGGCGATTTCGTTAAACAGCGTGCGCGCATCTTCTACGCGCTTGTTCTCCTTGTTGAAGCCGAAGATCGATACCCCCCCACCAATCGATTGGGAGAGATCCGTCCGCTTCGGAATCTCGAAGAGGGGTAGTGAGTACGCCGATTTAATTTCTTCAATCGTGTTTCGGTGTTCCGCGTTCTGTTCGACCCGATTGCACACGATTGCAAGGCGGTTAATGTTCCCATAGGCTGGTTCAAGCGCTCGAAGCTGCTTAGCAAAAATCTGTAGACTATTGGCGTTTAATTTTTCAGGAAGGACCGGGATCACCACGTTTCCGGTCGCTACAAGTGCATTATCTGTGAGAACGTTGAGGGACGGGGGAGTGTCCACGATAATATAGTCGTAGTCCTTGGCAAGTTTGTTGAGGGTCATTCCGAGTCGTTCTCGGCTCTTGGGAGCTTCTAGAAGGGTCTGGATGTTCTTATTGTTCGCGAGTTTCTCGCTGGCAGGGAGAATATCGAATTCCTCGTGCTCCACGATGATGTCGTTCACCGACTCCATCTGTTCAAAGTCGAGTACATCAAAGAGCGTCGTCCGGTCAGTGTCGTAGTACAGATCGTTGTAATCGAGCGAGCATGTGAGCCCACCATGGTAGTCGATGTCGACAAGAAGGACGTCGTGGCCGCGTGCGGAGAGTGCACCGCCAGTATGAATGACGTTTGTTGTTTTTCCCGCGCCTCCTTTTTGATTCGCTACGGTAATTCGTGCAGTGTTCGTTTCGCTCATTTAGTTCGTTTCGTTCGGTGAATTCGTTGTATTCGATTTGTTCGTTTCGATCGGTGCGTTCGGTGAGCGGATTTCGCTCGATGAAAGGAATTCCGTCTTGTTAAAACCCGCTGTTCGTTTGCATCAATGAATTCGTTATGCTCGTTTTATTCGTT
The genomic region above belongs to Halalkalicoccus sp. NIPERK01 and contains:
- a CDS encoding Mrp/NBP35 family ATP-binding protein encodes the protein MADDQTQVQKVRRRIAEANVGDTDLFMDLTALGGIGSITVEHGVVAVEITLPIPSDHIRSKIEQEIVEATTDIDGVSDVRCRWELNVSGSDERVDLIPEVKNVIAISSGKGGVGKSTISVNLAVALASVGATVGVLDADVYGPNAPAMLGLSNRTPATTLDDAINPREIHGVRVMSMDFLAGEDDPVIWRGPIVDEFIKQLFGDVEWGSLDYLIVDLPPGTGDAQLTLAQHLPVAGAVIVTTPQPVAIDDARRGLEGFARYGVPILGIAENMAGFSCPDCSSIHDIFGSNGATGLAEEFDVPVLGRIPLETSVGTIESNESKEPPGVTVPLVGRIQLPRTREEREQQSALRPIAIRETDTQAGRALRELATRTAARVADSHHSLE
- a CDS encoding molybdopterin-dependent oxidoreductase, which produces MGSDFNPSWIETTAEKLGLLSNRTTDTKKQRQVRGTNDVERMVPDGLLGGYPDPDDWDAWTEYGSDGTPREYSLVPTACFNCEAGCGLLTYIDNETGEIRKIEGNPEHPGSRGRNCAKGPATINQLTDTGRILHPLKRDGPRGSGQWTRVSWEDALDDIASEMRTTIEDGRENEITYHVGRPGHEEYMDRVIDAWGLDGHNSHTNICSAGARTGYALWHKYDRPSADFANAEFVLLLSAHLESGHYFNPHAQRIMEGMQDGGQLAVLDPRLSNTAAMSDYWLPSQPGSEAAVLLAMANVIIEEELYDAGFVRQWVNWQQFLDEEYPDRDSTFETYLETLKELYAEFTPEYAEAESGADADQIRTIARKIGRAGDRFACHIWRSAASGNEGGWQVARCLHFLSVLTGSVGTKGGTSPNAWHKYDPHLPNEPPRQKLWDELQLPREWPFAHYEMSQLLPYFLKEGRGKLSVYFTRVFNPVYTYPDGFSWIEALTDEELVGLHVALTPTWNETAYFADYVLPMGHSPERHDIQSQETHAGTWVTYRQPVLREYAERQGETIERTYEANPGEVWEEDEFWLDLSWRIDEDGELGIRQYFESPYRGDEDDKPVKMTIDEYYQYVFDHEENLVDAANEAGMEPLEYMKHHGAFEASTNDYKLHEEPLDPSILENEDVWVDEYGTIRRGDEPEFYSESDTSEVLGVMVNGEPRRGFPTPTGKQQFYSKTMAEWGWDDLEYTLPHYIKSHVHPDELDYENGERVLVPTFRLPTQIHSRSSNSKWLEEISHNNPVWVHTKDAKRMGVETGDLVRVVTEIGYFVNEVWVTESIKPGIVAMSHHMGQWKINREDDRDIEEGGDPYGKVTVDLDSSNSQWGMRQSEGIGPFESDDPDSERVWWTDGGVAQNLTHAPHPDPISGMHCWHQKVTVRPAAEDDYYGDIYVDTDRAFEIYQEWVEKTDPAPGPNGLRRPKWLKRPIAPSTESGKDDGWYVDGPVGRNIRWDPHEGSAANND
- a CDS encoding helix-turn-helix domain-containing protein, translated to MAHSPPRSGRPPIQQLQTVADLLETPALARLYAHILQHGPVTVSEIVDALDIPQGTAYDYVQNLETAGLVEKSRNQRPYEYDAESIALTLSTDGETQTITPALIAAVARRDEHEDIDVYIERHGLDGLAVALKYAYEYVDGTVNHRIVARELDLSPLEAEIILQSLEPVATEYADAAA
- a CDS encoding tyrosine-type recombinase/integrase → MSTDPTTNSPRYSTMDLEDCEAFYHEEIAQQMRADELDPDRETPTYAWLSDHYRGFIAHLSRNFDLSPGDFYGEIGVPPNDDGDDSPFAFVDDQDTRQALESYLVELRDRQGRAESTVATRRSVLRRYVRTYQQVNDTDDLLSPLRSEQGSSEEKAHVADTFDVLRRLDETLNTHASRRKYVQEVRQFYQHRVDFGNADYDPTTRLERRFGWDSTPNWDNPALEADQIQALYQTAETPADRLLVVGLCGWGLRPSEVCALHTRQLTLTPDEDDPEGPEPYITFDEDDRKNGPGTVALLVGTEELKTRIDDLHDKHGDDWNGYLLPSPSSKSGHISTETARRHFCKLAEEAGITVDETAPTPKMGRRYWYTAYGAAVKRVADRFEDIAEEQGSKSAEVVLDNYLSKPERRRHRRDEMRDDLVGLFGS
- the nrfD gene encoding NrfD/PsrC family molybdoenzyme membrane anchor subunit yields the protein MFYYHGTGVVPITNYGFVIDNRRCIGCHACTVACKAEHDDPIGVNKTWVKYIEKGEFPNTNRNFSVMRCNHCDDSPCTDVCPVTALWEREDGIVDFDTERCIGCKACMQGCPYDALYIDPETSTAAKCNYCSHRVDSGREPACVTVCPEDAIIAGDTENPETKITETISDQEVQARKPEKGTEPKLFYVDGDEGSLTPGTTAREEHYMWSDAPSSIEVQGGEREDFDVERAARSLAESDVTFSSARGPAKEDTRTDGGCACGGSCGCGGNCKCGRDDTSLASDGGVTSSSATSQTEQSTDNRNGRMERAYELLHEEARRVYDIGESHYMSWGWEVYSYTWTKSISAGALLLPALLMLTNIIEPNAGLLGISALVSGLFLGLTGLLLILDLEQPQRFHWVLLRPNWSSWLVKGAYIITAFGGWLGLIVLGWLLDLGVFVHPLALVITTILATATAIYTAFLFSQSKGRDLWQSPAMPLHMFVQSLIAGAAVTALLGLIAFDQLIAPSRVALFGGLIAHVALVGSEIFTPHQTEDAEEAAARITRGRFSQPFWIGAIGVGIVLPLVALVAGASAPLIGGAGVLALIGLFAFEYCWITAPQTISLA
- a CDS encoding ParA family protein; protein product: MSETNTARITVANQKGGAGKTTNVIHTGGALSARGHDVLLVDIDYHGGLTCSLDYNDLYYDTDRTTLFDVLDFEQMESVNDIIVEHEEFDILPASEKLANNKNIQTLLEAPKSRERLGMTLNKLAKDYDYIIVDTPPSLNVLTDNALVATGNVVIPVLPEKLNANSLQIFAKQLRALEPAYGNINRLAIVCNRVEQNAEHRNTIEEIKSAYSLPLFEIPKRTDLSQSIGGGVSIFGFNKENKRVEDARTLFNEIADLFDETFEKTPPTEVEA